The genome window TCGGAGACGGTATGGCCATGCCCCAGATTACGGCCACCGAAGCCTATTTAAGTGCCAACAGGGCCTCTGCTCCTGGCGTGGAAAAGCTTGCCTTTACACAGTTTCCGGCTCAAGGACTCACTACCACTTATGACGCGGGATCTTTTATTACAGACTCCGCTTCTGCAGGGACGGCCATCGCAACAGGCAGCAAGACTCTTTCGGGAGTGATCAATATGGACGAGACAAGAACCAAAGAACTGAAGACTATTGCAGAGTATGCTAAAGAATCAGGACGTAAAGTCGGCATTATCTCCAGCGTCAATCTTGATCATGCAACACCTGCCTGCTTTTATGCCAAGGAAGAAAGCAGAAACAATTACTTCAACATTAACATGCAGTTGGCTCATAGTAATTTTGACTATTTTGCCGGTGGTATGGTCAGGGTCGATAAGACTCCTGAAGGGCAGAAATCAGCTCATGATCTCATGCAGGATAATGGCTGGCTCATGGCGTCCAACCGGGATGAGCTGAATGCCCTTGTTCCCAGTGATAAACAGGTTTATGCCTACTACAACAGCAGTTTTACACGGAACTCTCTAGATTATGCCATCGACATGGAACCCGAGGATATCAGCCTTGCTGAATATACTGCTAAGGGGATTGAACTCCTTTCTGCAAATGAAGAAGGATTCTTCATGATGGTCGAAGGTGGGAAGATTGACTGGGCCTGTCATGCCAATGATGCTGCCGCTTCCATCCATAATACCATAGCCTTTGACAATGCCGTTAAAGAAGCCATCAAATTTTACCAGGCTCATCCTGAAGAGACCGTCATCATTGTAACTGGAGATCATGAGACAGGGGGACTGACCCTCGGTTTTGCTGGAACAAAATATGATTCCGCCTTTGCAGAAATTGACAAACAGCTAATGTCTTATGAAGCCTTTGACCACTATATCCTCACTCCCTATAAAGAATCTCATAAAGAGGGAGGAGAACTGGCTGATATTCTTCCTGAAATTGAGAAAAACTTCGGGTTGAGCGATCTTACAGATTATGAACTTGAAATGCTTGTTTCGGCCTTTTACAGAAGCATGGGAAGTGAGGTTAATGAGTCATCCAAGACCCAGGATTACCTCCTTTACGGTGGCTATGAGCCCCTTACAATGACAATCACACATCTTCTGAATCAGAGAGCCGGTCTTGCCTGGACATCCTACTCCCACACTGGTGTTCCAGTACAAACTTTTGCCCTCGGTGCGGGTGAAGAGCTTTTCAACGGTTACTACGATAATACAGATATCTTCAAAAAGATGTATCAACTTCTGTTTCCTGAAATCACCGTAGCTTTGGCTCAATAATATCATATCATCAGGGGAGGGAAATTCCCTCCCCGTCGTTTTAGAAAAGAGGTTTCCCATGTTGATAGCCGAGAAAAGCGGTGTTAAAGATAAATTTTTTGTCCTCCTTGTTTGTTTACTGACCTTCGTTCTCTTTTTAATTCCCACAGGGTTTGAAAACAGGCTGCAAAAAGATGTCATTAGAGCCAGAGCCTTGATCACTGCTGTTGATAACAGTGAGCTGGAACAGTATGGCATCGTTAAAACAGGTAATCAGGGAGTGGAAATTGAGATTTTAAATGGTCCCTTTAAAGGTCTCGTCACAGAATCTAATAATATGCTTATGGGTAAACTCGAACTGGATAAGATGTTTTCCATAGGGGATGTTGCTCTCGTCGTCATCAACATGAAAGAGAACGGAGAATTTGTCTACGCCAATGTCATTGATCATTACCGCATACGGATAGAACTGGTTCTTCTATTGCTATTTTCGGGGCTTCTGGTCCTCTTCGCCGGCTGGACAGGTGCAAAAGCACTTCTGTCGTTTATATTTACAGGAGCCTGTATCTGGAAAATCCTGCTTCCAGGTTTTCTCAATGGATGGAATCCTATCCTTCTTTCATTACTGATCATCTCTGTATTGTCTGGAGTTATTATTTTTCTGGTAGGTGGTGTTACCAAACGCGGGCTTGTCGCCTTTCTCGGCACAATTTCCGGGATTGGAATTACAGCGGTCATCTCCATACTCTTTGGTGGTCTTTTTCATATCCATGGTGCTATTAGACCTTTCTCGGAGACTCTGCTCTATTCCGGGTATGCCCATCTGGATTTGAGTGCCATTTTTATATCCGGAATATTCCTTGCCTCCTCTGGTGCTGTCATGGATATCGGCATGGATATTTCTGCCTCCATGAGCGAGATTGTTCATAAAAAACCTGATATCCACTCCAGTGAGTTGATCCTTTCTGGAATAAAAGTCGGCCGGGCGGTGGTCGGTACGATGACAACCACTCTGTTACTGGCCTATTCAGGAAGTTATTCGGCAGTTCTCATGGTCATGATGGCGCAAGGAACTCCTATGTTTAATATTTTGAATCTTAGTTACATCAGTGCAGAGATTCTACACACTCTTGTCGGGAGTTTCGGTCTGGTGTTGACGGCTCCTCTAACCGCTTTGATCGCTGGGTTTATATATAAGAAAACAGAAGATTCATCCCTTTCCTCCTGACCCTAAGCGTTCATGGATAGATTTCATCTACTCGCATCCCGGTAAAGCTTTTACAAACATTATTCTTCATTCTTAAAAATTGACTATAGTCATTAATTTATTGACTGCAGTCATTCTTGGGGTCATACTAATCTCCAGCCAGGGTTCAATTATCCCTGTAATGACTACGGAGGATATTATTGAAATGAGAATCATTGTTCCCATCAAACAGGTTCCTGAAAGCTCCAATGTGAAAATGGATGCCGAGTCAGGTACGGTTATACGTTCCGGCAGCAATGCCGTTGTGAATCCCCTGGATCTTTATGCTTTGGAAGCCGCTTTGCAAATGCGGGAGCAACACGGTGGATCTGTTACCGCTTTGAGCATGGGACCGCCCTCGGCCATGAAAGCTCTCCGGGAAGCCCTTGCCATGGGATGTGATGACGCCTGTCTTGTGTCTGACAGAAAATTCGGAGGTTCTGATACCTGGGCTACCTCCTATATTATTTCTAGAGCCATCGCCGCCCTGGGTGACTTCGATCTGATTCTCTGCGGGGAACGGGCAACCGATGGCGATACGGCACAGGTCGGCCCCGGCATAGCCGCCTGGTTGGATCTTCCTTTGGCCAGTTATGTTTCCAAAGTTGAGTCTCTGGATGCACAGAAGGGCACTTTGCTGGTGGAACGACTGATCGAAGAGGGTTATCAGCGTTTATCCCTCTGTCTTCCGGCACTACTAACGGTTGTCAAAGAGATTGCCGAGCCTAGACTCCCGACTCTCGAAGGAAAAAAACGATCCATCAACACA of Oceanispirochaeta crateris contains these proteins:
- a CDS encoding alkaline phosphatase, with product MKKNLTLFLVLVFTTGLFATGQSDSVVKGQDLSLQKAKYMFLFIGDGMAMPQITATEAYLSANRASAPGVEKLAFTQFPAQGLTTTYDAGSFITDSASAGTAIATGSKTLSGVINMDETRTKELKTIAEYAKESGRKVGIISSVNLDHATPACFYAKEESRNNYFNINMQLAHSNFDYFAGGMVRVDKTPEGQKSAHDLMQDNGWLMASNRDELNALVPSDKQVYAYYNSSFTRNSLDYAIDMEPEDISLAEYTAKGIELLSANEEGFFMMVEGGKIDWACHANDAAASIHNTIAFDNAVKEAIKFYQAHPEETVIIVTGDHETGGLTLGFAGTKYDSAFAEIDKQLMSYEAFDHYILTPYKESHKEGGELADILPEIEKNFGLSDLTDYELEMLVSAFYRSMGSEVNESSKTQDYLLYGGYEPLTMTITHLLNQRAGLAWTSYSHTGVPVQTFALGAGEELFNGYYDNTDIFKKMYQLLFPEITVALAQ
- a CDS encoding YibE/F family protein, which translates into the protein MLIAEKSGVKDKFFVLLVCLLTFVLFLIPTGFENRLQKDVIRARALITAVDNSELEQYGIVKTGNQGVEIEILNGPFKGLVTESNNMLMGKLELDKMFSIGDVALVVINMKENGEFVYANVIDHYRIRIELVLLLLFSGLLVLFAGWTGAKALLSFIFTGACIWKILLPGFLNGWNPILLSLLIISVLSGVIIFLVGGVTKRGLVAFLGTISGIGITAVISILFGGLFHIHGAIRPFSETLLYSGYAHLDLSAIFISGIFLASSGAVMDIGMDISASMSEIVHKKPDIHSSELILSGIKVGRAVVGTMTTTLLLAYSGSYSAVLMVMMAQGTPMFNILNLSYISAEILHTLVGSFGLVLTAPLTALIAGFIYKKTEDSSLSS
- a CDS encoding electron transfer flavoprotein subunit beta/FixA family protein, which codes for MTIVINLLTAVILGVILISSQGSIIPVMTTEDIIEMRIIVPIKQVPESSNVKMDAESGTVIRSGSNAVVNPLDLYALEAALQMREQHGGSVTALSMGPPSAMKALREALAMGCDDACLVSDRKFGGSDTWATSYIISRAIAALGDFDLILCGERATDGDTAQVGPGIAAWLDLPLASYVSKVESLDAQKGTLLVERLIEEGYQRLSLCLPALLTVVKEIAEPRLPTLEGKKRSINTEIPILGSENMDLEPAYLGLRGSPTKVVKIMTPQVTRGGRVIEAGDDTPAAVGELIKYLKEKDLV